TggtctgtgcttctgatccagcttcctgctactacaccTGGGAAGCTGTAGGTGATGCCCAGATGCTGGGGTTTCTGGCTAGCGTGAGGAGATCCAAGTGgaggtcctggatcctggattccccctggtccagccctggctgttggaggcttttgggggatgaaccagtggaggggagatgtttctcatctctgcctttcaaataaataataagttaaTTAAGAGTCATAACATAAGAAAGCATCAGAGGACAGTTCTGGGTCCCAGCATGCCTCGTGCCTGGAGCCGTTGCGCTCCTGGGCTTGAAGAGGTCGGAGGAGGAAGTAGTTACTAGCAGTTGAGAAGGCAGCTGTGTGAAGAGTGCCAAATGTTGAGGACTGGGCTTTGATGAAGGCTCTCAGAGTCCCAGCCAGTAtgtagggagggagccagggaccAGGCCCCTGACCACACTGTCTGGTCggctgctgctgcctgtgtgAGGCCAGAGGCCAGGGACGCCCTCTGATGCTGACCACATATGTCAGCCTCCCGAAGCACACAATGGGATTGAAATGACAGACTGGATGTGGAAGGGCAGGTGGCAGACACATAGTGACCACGTAGGACCTTGCCCATTCTTTCTCTCCCAATTCATATGATCTTATCTTTTGATCAGGCACAGTGTATTCAGAGAATTACTGTGGCTGGACATAACAATGAGCTCAtctatttttgaaagattatttatttgagagaaagagagagagagggagggagattttccatctgctggttcattccccagatggctgcaacagccaaggctgaagccaagagcagtagcttcatccaggtctcctctgagggagacaggagcccaaacttgggtcatcttccactgcttttcccaggctgttagcaaggagcagaatcggaaatggagcagctgggacgggagatgttgcaggcagcggcgttacctgctgtgccacagtgctggccccggggaTTCATTGGTGATGTCACATGGCCACcgacttttaaaataatgtgatttTTGTGTGATGGCAGACATTTAGGTTCTGGGGCTAACTCTGGCACTTAATAGCTAGGGTGAGCAAGGATACAAGGGTGACCTAACCATTGtagaaaataaaagttgaaaaagccCTAGAAACTGAAGCGTTATACACTATGAAAGGGTTTCACATGCCCTGTAGCGCAGCTTGCCTGACAATGAGCGAGTTTCATGTTTATGTTCTGGTTCCCAGCGCGAGTGTATCTCTATCCATGTGGGGCAGGCGGGCGTCCAGATCGGCAACGCCTGCTGGGAGTTGTACTGCCTTGAACATGGCATTCAGCCCGACGGTCAGATGCCAAGTGACAAAACCATCGGTGGCGGTGATGACTCGTTCAACACGTTCTTCAGTGAGACGGGGGCGGGCAAGCACGTGCCCAGAGCCGTGTTTGTGGACCTGGAGCCCACGGTGGTCGGTAGGTGCTCGGGCACCGGAGGGTGGGACGCCCGGCGTGGGCTCCCCTGCAGAGAGAACGGCTGCAGGAGCCCATGCTGTTGTTGAGTGAGAACCGAAAGGCTCACGATGCAGTCTGACTGTGCGACTCGGCAGCCCCTGACCCACAGCTGCTCTGCCGGCACACGGTGGGCCGCGGAGAGATGTGCCGGGGGCTGCCTCGGCCTTGGTCGGGTGGCTTCTGCAGACCCCGTgtgtgctggttccctccctgccGCCGTGCTCTGTGTGCTGGTGTGTGAGTCTTGAGGTGCATCTCCCACATGACAAGGTCAGCGTAGAGCATTCGTGTGGTTCTCCCAGCTTAGAGCCCAAGGTCGTGTGAAGGAGAGCTGCCGAGAGATGGGTGTGCCAGGGGACGACAGTGTCACAGCCTGGGGGGCCCAGAGCACCTGGGCAACCCCGACAGGACTGCCCAGCCAAAGCCACACTGACCTGGGCACTGCCCAGTTTTAAATTATTCCTTGAAAGAAAGCGGACGGTCCCCGTGTGAGGGGGGAGAGCTGCTGTCCCTTCACAGCAGCAGGGAACTCTGGGATTCCCTCGGTGAGTTGACTCACCCGCTGAGATCCATGAATTGTGGGTGGTTTTGCATCACAGACGTTTTCTGAGACACTTGGGCCGTGGGGGCTACAGGGCACAGCGTGTGCTGTGGAACTAGCAGGGCCGGCCGCGCCGTCTCGGGAGTACagcaggccccgcctccctggTGTCTCTGCAGACGAAGTGCGCACGGGCACGTACAGGCAGCTGTTCCACCCGGAGCAGCTGATCACCGGGAAGGAAGACGCGGCCAACAATTACGCCAGGGGCCACTACACCATCGGCAAGGAGATCGTGGACCTGGTGCTGGACCGCATCCGCAAACTGGTAGGGGGCGCCCTCGTCCCGCACAGCCTTGGGTTGGCAGGGGAGGTCGCTCCCCAAAACTCAGGCCAGGATCAGGAGCCCAGGAGTCTGCAGAGGCCTCCGCGGAGGGTGCGCGTGGGACTCAGCGTGGGTCTTATCGTGCGCTTCTTTGCTTCTGCTCTAACACGTGTTCACCGCGGACGGCTGAGTCTGTGTTAAGTTGCAGAGGCCGAGAGAAGTGAGCCCGCTGGGGGCAGGTGGGCGGCGCGGCCTGCCCGGCCCGCTCACGCTGTGTGGTTTCTCGCAGGCGGACCTGTGCACGGGGCTGCAGGGCTTcctcatcttccacagctttgggGGCGGCACCGGCTCCGGGTTCGCGTCTCTGCTCATGGAGCGGCTGTCGGTGGACTATGGCAAGAAGTCCAAGCTGGAGTTTGCCATCTACCCAGCGCCGCAGGTTTCCACGGCCGTGGTGGAGCCGTACAACTCCATCCTGACCACCCACACGACCCTGGAACATTCCGACTGTGCCTTCATGGTGGACAACGAAGCCATCTATGACATCTGTCGGCGCAACCTGGACATCGAGCGTCCCACGTACACCAACCTCAACCGCCTAATTGGGCAGATCGTGTCGTCCATCACGGCCTCCCTGCGATTCGACGGGGCCCTGAACGTGGACTTGACGGAGTTCCAGACCAACCTGGTGCCGTACCCCCGCATCCACTTCCCGCTGGCCACCTACGCCCCAGTCATCTCGGCGGAGAAGGCCTACCATGAGCAACTGTCCGTGGCCGAGATCACCAACGCCTGCTTCGAGCCGGCCAATCAGATGGTGAAGTGCGACCCTCGCCACGGCAAGTACATGGCCTGCTGCATGTTGTACAGGGGCGACGTGGTCCCGAAGGACGTCAACGCGGCCATCGCCACCATCAAGACCAAGCGCACCATCCAGTTTGTGGACTGGTGCCCGACCGGCTTTAAGGTAGGCCTGGGTGCCGGGAGGTGTCACCCCGTCAGCGGGCAGCAGACCTCTGGGAGAATGctgtccccacacccacacccacacccatgggagaccacccCATGGGTGTCAGCCAGGCTCAGGTCATGCGTTAGTGAACCAGAATGGTCATGTATTCTGTGACATCTGTCAGTCTTACTTTCTGATCATCACAACTGTATgtggtcagtgtgtgtgtgtatgtaacagAATAGGCTGTTTTCTGAGGAATTTGTCCTTTTCTGGGTGGTAGCATTACTGTGGGAAAGGCAGGTTAAACTTAGAGGGTTTTTAGGAGCATTTTGGTGTTGGGTgtagtgagtgtgtgtgttttaattctgagtgtttttttgttttttgttttttgttttttttgacaggcagagtggacagtgagagacagacagagagaaaggtcttccttttgctgttggttcaccctccaatggccgctgtggccagcgcactgtgctgatccgaaggcaggagccaggtgcttctcctggtctcccatggggtgcagggcccaaggacttgggccatcctccactgcactcccgggccacagcagagagctggactggaagaggggtaaccgggacagaatccggcgccccgactgggactagaacccggtgtgctggcgccgctaggcggaggattagcctgttaagccgcggtgccggcccaattcTGAGTATTTCTACAGCCTGCTGCCATTTAATTGTCCTAGAATTTCCAAGTCCCATCCTGTGGAGTGTTTGGTTTAACAAAAAACCCATCAAGAGCCATTAGCGATACAAATGGccacactggggccagtgccatggttcacttgcttaatcctctgcctgcggcaccggcatcccatatgggtgccaggttctaatgcctgttgcccctcttccagtccagctctctgctgtggcccgggagggcagtggaggatggcccaggtccttgggccctgcacccgcatgggagaccaggagaagcacctggctcctggcttcggattggcgcaacgccggccgtagcagccatctggggagtgaaccaacagaaggaagacctttctttctgtctctctctctcactgtctatatttctacctgtcaaatcaggaaaaaaaaaagaaagaaaagtggccacacctttatttctctctttgtaaGCTTAGAAATTCTAGGCTGGGTTTTCCTGAAGCGCACAACATGTGGCCCGTTCCCGGTGACGGTGAcggtgggtggcagaagcctcGCGCCTCCCAGCTTTTCCCCTTGTGGGTCACCGAGTCCCGTGCATCCTGCCTGTCCTGGGccggcctggccttggccttgctcTGGTTCCACCACAGCAGTGGGTTCCCCTCTGGGGTTTCTTCCTCCCGGGGTCAGCTCCCTTAGCTCAGGGACTCGCGTGATTGGTGAGCCGGCTTCCTGACTGGCAGCGGTTTTGTGGGAGCACAGCCGCGCGGGCACACATAGGTGTTGTCTGCGGCAGCTCTTGCAGGA
The sequence above is drawn from the Oryctolagus cuniculus chromosome 21, mOryCun1.1, whole genome shotgun sequence genome and encodes:
- the LOC100350967 gene encoding tubulin alpha-3 chain, coding for MTVPQRIRGSTRQLRAVGRACAVVAPAAVEAQERRPAAAARFTMRECISIHVGQAGVQIGNACWELYCLEHGIQPDGQMPSDKTIGGGDDSFNTFFSETGAGKHVPRAVFVDLEPTVVDEVRTGTYRQLFHPEQLITGKEDAANNYARGHYTIGKEIVDLVLDRIRKLADLCTGLQGFLIFHSFGGGTGSGFASLLMERLSVDYGKKSKLEFAIYPAPQVSTAVVEPYNSILTTHTTLEHSDCAFMVDNEAIYDICRRNLDIERPTYTNLNRLIGQIVSSITASLRFDGALNVDLTEFQTNLVPYPRIHFPLATYAPVISAEKAYHEQLSVAEITNACFEPANQMVKCDPRHGKYMACCMLYRGDVVPKDVNAAIATIKTKRTIQFVDWCPTGFKVGINYQPPTVVPGGDLAKVQRAVCMLSNTTAIAEAWARLDHKFDLMYAKRAFVHWYVGEGMEEGEFSEAREDLAALEKDYEEVGVDSVEAEAEEGEEY